One Actinoplanes missouriensis 431 DNA segment encodes these proteins:
- a CDS encoding S66 peptidase family protein, whose translation MRPEPLRPGDLVALVSPAGPVRPEQAEGAARVLRGWGLRTRLGPHALGRRDFLAGTDDERLADLNDALRDPEVRGVICLRGGYGTQRIADRLDFEAVRADPKLLMGFSDITALHAALWCETGLATVHGPTGASLPDSAEAARRALMTSEPITLTGEKPTGAAPAVERGLAVASAERGVAVAGAERGVAVAGTERGVAVSGTLLGRAVSGVLLGGNLTMLASNVGTPHQLDLRGAILLLEETGEAPYRVDRMLVQLERSGSLDGLAGIVLGRFLPREPHEVIAEHVERLGVPVLHGLKIGHDGPQAAVGLGVPAHLDPEAGTLTVQSACSPADPGRRSSATAAPPPAAGR comes from the coding sequence GCCGGTTCGCCCGGAACAGGCCGAGGGCGCGGCCCGGGTGCTGCGCGGCTGGGGGCTACGGACCCGACTCGGACCGCACGCGCTGGGCCGGCGTGACTTCCTCGCGGGGACCGACGACGAGCGGCTCGCTGATCTCAACGACGCTCTGCGTGACCCCGAGGTGCGCGGGGTGATCTGCCTGCGCGGTGGTTACGGCACCCAGCGCATCGCGGACCGGCTCGACTTCGAGGCGGTGCGCGCCGATCCGAAGCTGCTCATGGGCTTCTCCGACATCACGGCGCTGCACGCGGCGCTCTGGTGCGAGACCGGGCTGGCGACCGTGCACGGCCCGACCGGAGCAAGCCTGCCGGATTCGGCCGAGGCCGCGCGGCGAGCCCTGATGACCAGCGAGCCGATCACGCTGACGGGCGAGAAGCCGACTGGTGCCGCACCGGCAGTTGAACGCGGCCTCGCGGTGGCAAGTGCCGAGCGCGGCGTCGCGGTGGCAGGCGCCGAGCGCGGCGTCGCGGTGGCAGGCACCGAGCGCGGCGTCGCGGTTTCTGGCACCCTGCTCGGCCGGGCGGTGTCCGGCGTCCTGCTCGGCGGGAACCTGACCATGCTCGCTTCCAACGTCGGAACACCGCATCAGCTCGACCTTCGCGGGGCGATTCTCCTGCTGGAGGAGACCGGCGAAGCGCCCTACCGGGTCGACCGGATGCTGGTGCAGCTCGAACGTTCCGGCAGCCTGGACGGGCTGGCCGGGATCGTGCTCGGCCGGTTCCTGCCGCGCGAGCCGCACGAGGTCATCGCCGAACACGTCGAGCGGCTCGGCGTGCCCGTGCTTCACGGCCTGAAGATCGGCCACGACGGACCGCAAGCCGCCGTCGGCCTCGGCGTGCCGGCGCACCTGGACCCCGAGGCCGGCACCCTCACCGTGCAGTCGGCGTGCAGTCCCGCTGATCCCGGGAGGCGTAGCAGCGCAACGGCGGCTCCGCCGCCAGCTGCTGGGCGGTGA